The genomic window TGAAAAAGAAAAAAATCAAGCATAGCGTTCTAAATGCAAAACAGCATGAGAAAGAAGCAGGTATTATTGCGATGGCAGGTTATCCTGGTAATGTAACTATTGCCACAAACATGGCAGGTCGTGGTACAGATATTATATTAGGTGGTAACTGGGAAGTAGAAGTTGCTGAACTAGAAGAGCCGACTCAAGAGCAAATTGATGAAATAAAAGCTAAATGGCAAGAACGAAATGATCTTGTTAAGAAAGCAGGTGGTTTGTGCATAATTGGTTCTGAAAGGCATGATTCGCGTCGTATTGATAACCAGTTGCGTGGCCGTGCTGCTCGTCAGGGTGATCCAGGTGAAAGTAAGTTTTACTTATCTATGGATGATAATCTCCTTAGAATATTTGCATCACAAGGTATGGCTGAAAGAGTTAAAAAAGGCTTGAAAGGTGGAGAATCTCTAGCTTTTGGATTTATGTCAAAAGTTATATCTAAAGCTCAAGGAAAGGTCGAAAGTTATCACTTTGATATTCGTAAAAACTTGCTTGAATATGATAATGTTGTAAACACTCAACGAAAAGTGATTTATGAGCAAAGACAATCGTTCTTAGAAGCTGAAGATGTTAAAGAAACATTAAATGATATTAGAATAGATGTTGCTGAGACAGTATTTCATAATTATGTGCCTGCAGGTTCAATGCCTGAGCTTTGGGATCTTGCGGGTCTTGAAGGTGCGTTAAAATCTGACTTTATGATAGAAGTAGATTTACAAACATTGTTTGAAGAAAATGATAACTTAACAGAAGAAGATTTGAAAAATGCTGTGGTTGAGGCTATCAAATTTGAGTTTGAAAACAAGATTAAAAACCTTGATCCTCAAGTTGTCAAAAACTTTGAGAAATTCTCATTACTGCAATCTATGGATACTCATTGGCGTGATCATTTAGGAGCTATTGATCATCTTAGAAATAGTATTAATTTGCGTGGATATGCTCAAAAAGATCCTAAAAATGAGTATAAGAAAGAGGCATTTGAGCTTTTCTCTAGTATGTTAGATAACTTTAAGTATGAGGTTATTTCTTCATTAGCTAAAATACGCATAGTATCAGAAGAAGAAACAGAAAGAGCACAGGAAGAGTGGAAAGAGTCTATGAGTGATATTAATGCTGAGCATGAGAGTGTTTTAGACAATAATGAAGCTCAAGAAGGTCAGCAGGAACAGCAAGAAGAAGCTCCAAAAGTTCAGCAAGTTAAACGCGAAGGACCTAAAGTAAAAAGGAATGATCCTTGTCCTTGTGGCTCTGGTAAAAAGTTTAAACAGTGTCATGGTAAAGTAGCTGAGTAAAATGCAAAAACAAGAAATAATATCTGTTTTATAAAATAGATATTATGATTTTGCAATGGAAAATACTTATGACAGAAAACTTTGATTGCTAAATCTTAGTGATATGCTTTGTAGCTGCTAAAAATTTCGCTATGTTAGTTGCAGTTTGTTCTATATTATGAGCAGCTGAGGATAGTATAGTATCTAAGTCACTATAGTGATTAATACATGAAAATACAGCATCTATATTACTATTGTCTAAATCATTATCAGAAAAATCGTAGCTTCCTACTATAGCAATAACTGTAGAGTTGTGTTTTTTTGCTTTTTGAGCAATTATGGTAGGGACTTTACCATTGAAACTTTGTTGATCCATTTTACCTTCACCTGTTATAACTATATCAGCTGCTTTTAATGAATTTTCAAAACCTATAATATCTAATATTAGCTCTGCGCCTGAGACTATTTCAGCATTAAGAAAAGTTGCTAACGCATACCCTACACCACCAGCAGCTCCAGTTCCTTTAGTGGAGTGATGATTTTTATTAGTTATATGACTACATACTTTAGAGAAAGACTTTATGTTTTCATCTATTGTAGATAGCTGATAACTTTTAAGACCTTTCTGTTGACCATAAACGAATGTTGCACCATTTTGACCATATAGCACATTATCAACATCACTAGCAACCTTAAAGTCTGTTGTTGAAATTCTTGAGTCAATATTACTTATGTCAATACTAGCAATGTTATCTATATCTTTAAGTTTGCAGTTTTGAATAGTATTTTTATTAACATCTAAAAATTTTATTCCTAATGCTTGTAATAAACCTATTCCCACATCATTAGTACAGCTTCCGCCTAAAGTTAAGATGATTTTATTAAAGCCATTATCTAAAGCATGCTTTATTAGTTGACCAAAACCAAATGTACTAGCTTCAAGAGGTTTCATCTGCTTTGTATCTGTTAGGTTCAAACCACAGCATTTAGCAAGCTCAATAATAGCTGTATTATTTACAGTTAAATACTCAGCATCTATAGTTTTTCCAGAGGCTGAAAGGACTTTTGTTTTAATATATTTAGCATTAGATAAATTATTTGCTATAGCATCTATTGAGCCTTCACCACCATCCGCAACTGGTATTTTTGTATATTCAGCAAATTTAAAAACTTTTTTAAAGCCTTTTTCAATTGCCAGGCATACTTGGCTAGCATCAAGAGAGTTTTTGAATGTGTCAGGAGCAATTACAAATTTCATATTTTGAAGTATATATTTTATATAATGCTATTTTATTTAACTTTAGTTAGATATTCCATATAATTGAATGATTAGTATGATTTCAAAATTTAGATGTTAGATAAAATATATAAAAAAGTTAGCTGGAAAATAATTCCTTTTCTGCTTATT from Francisella adeliensis includes these protein-coding regions:
- a CDS encoding glycerate kinase, translated to MKFVIAPDTFKNSLDASQVCLAIEKGFKKVFKFAEYTKIPVADGGEGSIDAIANNLSNAKYIKTKVLSASGKTIDAEYLTVNNTAIIELAKCCGLNLTDTKQMKPLEASTFGFGQLIKHALDNGFNKIILTLGGSCTNDVGIGLLQALGIKFLDVNKNTIQNCKLKDIDNIASIDISNIDSRISTTDFKVASDVDNVLYGQNGATFVYGQQKGLKSYQLSTIDENIKSFSKVCSHITNKNHHSTKGTGAAGGVGYALATFLNAEIVSGAELILDIIGFENSLKAADIVITGEGKMDQQSFNGKVPTIIAQKAKKHNSTVIAIVGSYDFSDNDLDNSNIDAVFSCINHYSDLDTILSSAAHNIEQTATNIAKFLAATKHITKI